From Myxococcales bacterium:
CCGTCGACATTCTGACGGCCCGCTACGATCTTTCGCCGAGCGCGGTCCTGGGTCCGCTCGCGCTCCAGTGGCTCTGGGTCGCGATTGTCGGTGGGCTTGCCACGGTGAGTTGGCGGCGCGGCATCAAGCACTTTGGGGCCTTCGGCGGATGAAGACGCTGTCGGTGTGGTCGTCGCTGCTGTCGTATGCGCGCCTCCTCGCGTTGCAGCTGAAGACGAGCGCCTTGCTCGCGCTGCAATACCGCGTGGACTTTGCGCTCGACGCGCTCGTGGAGGTGGTCTGGGCCGTGAGCGCGCTGGTGCCGCTGCTCGTCATCTTCGAGACGCGGAACACCATCGCGGGCTGGGCCTTCGCCGAGGCGCTCTTGGTGGTCGGTTGGTTCACGATGCTTCAAGGCGTTATCGAGGGCGCCATCAACCCGAGCCTGTTGTCGATCGTGGAGCACGTTCGCAATGGCACCCTCGACTTCTTGTTGATCAAGCCGAAAGACGCCCAGTTTTTGCTGTCGACGTCGCGCTTTTCGCCGTGGAAGTGCGCCAACGTGATCACGGCCTTCGTGATCTTCGGCGTGGCGCTGCGCCGCATCGAGCGAACGCCGACGGCCGTCGACATCGCCTTCGCGACGATGCTCTTCGTGGCCGCCGTGGCGATTCTGTATTCGATCACGCTCTTGTCCGTGAGCGCGTCGTTCTTCGTCGTGCGCATCGATAACCTCACGTACCTGTTCTCGTCGCTCTTCGACGTGGCCCGGTGGCCGAGCAGCGTCTTCCGTGGCGCGCTTCGCTTCGTCTTCACGTTCATCATTCCCTTTGGCTTGATGACGACGTACCCGGCGGAGGCGCTCCTCGGCCGCTTGCCGGTGATGCGCCTCGCGGTGGCGCTCACCATCGCGCTCGCGTTTGTGATTGGCTCACGCGTCGTGCTCCGCCGCTCGATCCGGCACTACACGTCGGCGAGCAGCTAGTGCTCCGGCGGGCACCCGTCCTTGCGCCTCGCCTCGATGCCTGAGAAAATTGCGCTCCCGCGAGACCATTGGGGACTTGTCCGGTGCGGGTTCCGTTCTTGCGTGTCGGCTGGGCATCGGCGACCCTCGCTCACCGACCATCCCTTGTCAGGAGCTCCCATGAACCATCGTCTCTTTGCGCGCCTCGCCGCGCCTTTGCTCGTCGCCCTCACCTGTTACGCCGGATGTTCATCCGACGAGGAGACGGCAAAGAAGCCCCTGTCGACGGCCGACAGCGGCGCTTCGGGGGACGCGGGCGCGACCACCCAAGACTCGGGGGGCACGACCCCAACGGACTCGGGCACCACGGTGACCGACTCGGCGACGGTGGACACCGGCAGCGGCGGCGGCAAGGCCGCGCAGTGCCAAGCCTATTGCGCGTGCATGAACACGACGTGCAACGCCAAGATGCCCGCCAACTGCCAGACGGCCTGCGAAGCGCAGACGAACTGGGACCTCTCGTGCCGGACCACGCACTGCGGCCTCGCGGGCGGGGCTGGCCAAGCGGGCACGCACTGCCCGCACGCGGCCGGCGAGAACACCTGCCTGTAGCGGAGGCGGGGGGCCCTCCGCCAGCACACGGGAGGGAAGGCCCGAGCGAGCCGAGCGTTCAAATCTCAATGAAGCGAAGCCGGGCACGTGCGGCGCTGGCTAGCTTCGAGAGGTCCCGGATGTCCCCGGTCACCACGTCGGCGTGCCGATCGATGGCCAGCTCGACGACGGCCGCGTCGACGACGTCGTTCGTCTTCGACGAGGCGAGGAGCCGGCCCGCGGCATGAGCGGTGGCTTCGTCGAATGCGACGACCTCGCAACCGGCGAGCAAGCGCCGCAGCTGCACCTGCTTCGCCGAACGACTCACCTGGGCGACCACTGGCGCGGGAACGGCGACGGAGAGACCAAGCTCAAGCCGCACACGATGCTCCGCCCACATTCGGCGGTCGTTGCGCTCTGCTGCAACAAGAGCGCCCGCGTCGTAGACAACGCTCCTCAAGGACGCCGCCTCGCGCGCCCGCTGGTCCGCCCCTTCCGATGCTCCTTCGCACCCGACGCGACCCGCCTGCGCGCCGCTGCGAGCTCCTCCTCGGAGAACGCACCGTGCTCAGCTTCCCACTCCGCAACGGCGACGAGGCCCTCGCGAAGACGAATCGCCTGGCGCGCCGCCGCGGTCAGCCAAGCAGACACACTGACCTGGTCCTCGGCCGCGGCCCGGATGACCTTCGCGTGAACGTCACGATCGACGGTGATGGCCAGCTTGGAAGCGGGAGCGCCACGAGGCATGGCTAAACAATACTACCGTGGTATGACTGTTTCAAGTCGCGCGGCGGCGCCGGCGAAGCGCAAGCAAGGCAAGCGCGAGCTCCGGTCCGGGCCCGCTAGACGTTCCCGCGACAGTGCAGCCATCGCTTGCGTTCGTCGACTCCGTCGCGAGCGACGCGTCAGCGACCGGCCCGACGGGCGGCGCCGGCGGGTGACTTGCACCGTCGAGATCGCCCCGACCAACGGCTTGGCTCCCATCCACGGCGGAGCTCTGCGCGTCGTTGACGGTCGCGGCATCAAGCGTCGCGCCATCGCTGCCAGCCCCCGCTTCCGCGCCTGGACCGGCGTCTTCGAGCGCTCCTGGCGCGTCGGATGAGGCATCGGCGGAGTCTAAGCCGGCATCCGTTGACGCGTCGGGGGCTGGAGCGCCACACACTTGGGCGACGCAAAAGGTAGACGCACAGTCACCGTCCACGGAACACGCCTCGCCGTCTCCGGCGAAAGTGATGGCCCTCGTGAAGGCGCGCGGTGCGCCGGCGTCATCGTCGTATCGAAAGTAGGCCTCAACGAAGCCGCGCTCACCATTGCCGGAGACGACTCGACCGAGAATCCGTGAGTCGATGGGAGCTCCGGCCTGCGCTGAAGACGTCACCGGCAAAGCGGAGCCACGACGAATCCGCTCCCATCGCTCGCGCAACAGACCCGCGTCGTCGGCGTCTTCGGTCACGGCAACAACGCTCACGGAATCGAATGCCGCCAGCGTGCCCGCGCCTGTAAACGCCGCGCCGGCTAGTGAAGCAAAATCGGTGGGCCGGAGTTGAACGTAACGCGCAGGAACTCCCAATTGACCGAGCGCGACCAACTCGATGTTTCCGGAGGAGTCGCGCGCCGGAATGACGGGGGACTGGCAGGACGATCCAGGAAGGGTGGCGACTCCGCTGACCGCGCCGGTCTTCGCGCCTACCCGGCCCACGAGCCCAACACACTGGCTCACGGAGTAAATGACGAAGTCGTCGGCAAGAGCACCAAGGCTCAGGAGGCTTCCGATCTTTGGAACGCTCAATGGCACCGCGTCGAGCCACGCGCCCTCGCGGAGGCGCGCAGCTTTTCCGCCGGCAGCCACCAGCGTTGTGCCGCCGGTCGTAGCCAGCCTCGGCGTGGCGGCCATCCCGAAGATCAACGGAGCGGTATCGACGAGCGTTCCGTCGGCCTCGACCCGACGCACACTGGCACTCGTCCCGTTGAACCACGCTGCGAGGAAGTGGCTGCCGTCGTGAATCACCTGAGGCGGATCGGCGCCCGGGGTAGCGGCGCCAAGCAGCGTGGCGGACGACTGCGTCGGCACGCCTAGACGGTCCACGGGAAGTGCGAACGCAGCGCCCCGGCTGTCAACCCACACGACGAGACCCCCGTTCGGGCCGTACGCGAGCCCGAGCGGTCCTTGGCTCGCAGCGTGCACGATGACTTCCGTGGGTCCGCTGGCCACGCCCGTCGTCGTCGAAACGCGAAACAAGGACGGATAGGCGAGCACGGCAAACTCGGGACCACTCCCTGCTCCGCCGTAGAGTTGGCCCGCAGGCAAAGCGATGGGCGTCGAGTCCAAGGCCGCGCCGGTCGTAGCGTCGAAACGCGAAAGGCTCACGTTGCCATCCGCGTCCATTTGGAGGAAGCCAAACTGTCCCGTCGCCGCGATGGGCAAGCGCTTAGCGCCACGGAGGGCGGGCGCGAGGTCGATGGTATCGCCCGTCGCGGCGGCCACACGTTTGCTCCGCAACACCTGTTGGTCGACTCCCGTCACCAGGAATCGCTCCCCGTCGAAAGGGACGAGGCCCGGTTGAACGTCGACGAGACCGAGGGACACAGGCGCCGGATCCATCGTTGCAAACGTTCCAGCCGAAAAGCGCTGGTAGAAGCCTTCGCGGACGCCCGCCGGGGAAACCTCGCTCCAAGCGACGAGGACGGCGCCGCCGCCCACGCCAACCGCGCGCACCCCTGTTGCGGGAACCAGGCTCTTCACCGTGGTCACGTTGAGGTCCGCGTCGACCCGCTTCAACTCGCCCGCTAGGGAAACGAAGAATGGCGACACGCCGTCGTAGCCGAGCGGAGGATACGCGCAGGCGCCAGAATCCACTTGTCCGGCCCGGAGGAGTTCACCGTCGGATTCGCGGATGCGCGCGACATACCCAGCGCAACCTCGCTCGACCATGACCACGTAGGATGTGCCGTCGAACACGATGCTCGGCGGCGCGAACGATTGGCCCGACGCTACCTCGCGGGCCAAGACGCGGCGGGGGACCTCAAGGCGGGCACCGTCGGCAGCCCGCACGCGCGAGGCAAACAGATCACCGCTGCTGTCGCTGAACGCCACGAGATACGTAGCGGTACCGCGGGCCACCGTCGCACTCTCGAGGTACGCCGCCAACGCGACGTCCGGCACCTCAAGCGCCTGGCCGACGGAGATCGTCGGATCAAGAACCGCGGGATAGCTACTGCTAGCGAGCAGAAGCTCCGGTACGCGAAGGACGATGGTCGTCCCATCCCATTGCGTGTCGACCGATGTCTTGCGCCCTTCACGGTCGATCCAAACACCGTTCGTGATCGTCACCCGGCGAGAGCCCGCTCCCAAGACAAGGCCGTCGGCGCTGCGTCTAGGCTCGACAGCCAAGGTGCCCGCCACGCGGACGCGAAGCACGAGATCACCGGCCTCGTGCGGACGCGACGGAAACCGCCACGACTGCTCCACCCCAGACCAGCGATTGCGAATGTGCTCCTCAAAGGAGGAGAACTCGCGAATGGCCACACCGTCCTCGGTTAAACGCACACGGCGCGCGGGCGCCGCCTGAAGTGCCAGCGTCAGGGCACCGGCGGGAAAGCTAAGTTCGACGCCGTCCCGGTGTACGGTCGCCATATGCAGCCGGCCGTGCGCCGTAGCCACGTCGTTCACCGAACGAAACGCGAGCGCGCGCTCCGTTCGTTGGGCTAGCTCTAGCGCGACGACCTTGGCTACGGGTGCCTTGATCCCTTGGGCCTCGGTCGTGGAGCGGCATGCTAGGTCAGTGACAGCGGCGACGAAGACGCCGAGGCTAATGAACGCTGCGCGGCGGTGGCGGCCTGAACCGCGCCTCCGACGGCTGAAGAGCGCCACGCTTGCGAGGAGCCCGGACCAGAACGGCAGCGACCGCGAGCCTCGACCGACGGTGCATCCGCCGCCGGCCGTGTGCGAACCCTGACGCGAGACCGCGGGCGCACCGGACGGAGGCACACCGCACGGTGTTGCCGAATCCTGACACGGCGGCGCGGTCGCCGGCTCTTCGGCGGACGCGTCGAGCGAGACCGGGGTCGCGACAATAGCGCTCTCGTATGGGGCGTCCCCGATACCAGCATCGGGGCTAGCGGCGTCGGGCGCGGGAAGCGTGGCGTCGGACGCAGCGTCACCGGAGCCAGCCTCAGGGGACCCCGCATCAGCGGCGCCGCAGCCGGGCGCGTCGCAACACGCGCCGTTCACGCAGAGGATCGAACCGCACTCCTCCGCAACGGTGCACGCGTCACCGGGCTGACCGAAGGTGACCAGCCTCGCGTAGACGCGCGAATTGTTGACGGGAGGCTCGTGCTCAAACGCTTCGTACGCAACGAGGGCGCGACCAAATGGCAAGACTCCGACGCGCGCCGATGAGAGCGGTCTCGACGAAGTCGACACCGCCACCACCAGTGGCGCACCGAGCGTCGCGAGGTCCGATGCGCGAAGCCGGTGCAGCAGAACCTCACCGGACGGCGAGATGGACGAGTAGAAGACGTTGCGACCGTCGGTCGCCACGTTGTCGGGCGCCACGCCGTCGGGGATCGCGACGCCCGAAGGATCGAGGTTGGCTTGATCGGTCGGTCGGATGCGGTAGCCGCGAGAGGGACTGAAGTACCCGGGAGTGAGCAGGAGGTAGTTCCCCGCCGCGAAGAGGAGAGCCGGCGGTGCCGCGTTGAGGTTGCTGATGGGCGCCGACAGCACGTCGATGAGGCCGAGCGCCCCATCCGCCGCAACGGTTCGCGCGAGCCACTCAAAGTTGCCGCCGTAGTGCTGAAAGACGACGAGAAATGAGCTCCCGTCGCTCGCAACGACTTGCTTGTGTGGAAAGACGCCCGTGATGGAGCTGTGGGCTGACAGTAGCGCCCCTGAGCCGTCGAACCGCTGGCCGACCCCGCCCGGCTCCAAGGCCAGTCCAACGCGATTGGAGAGCGTCGCTAGCGACTCGGCGCAGTAGTAGGTCGGCTCCTGCGAAAGGAGGCCCCCGGTGGCAGCGGGAATTCTGCTGATGTCGCCACACCCCCTGCCTGCTGTAACGAGAAAATCTTCACCGTCGAACACGGCTAGGTTTGCTCGAATCCCGCCCGAAACGACGAACGGTACGGAGTCGAGGCGCGCCCCGGTAGGCCCGAAGCGTGTCCCCAGCACACCGGTCGCCTCGCCCACGACCGCCGCACGCGGATCGGACCACGCGACTAAGAAAGTCTCCTTGCCGGCCGCGACGAGCGGGCGTGTTTGGGCTTCGGTGCGGAGGGCCAGTGAAATGGGCGCAGCATCAAGCCACATTCCGTCGCTGACGCGCATGCGCCTAATTGCGGAGTGCCCGAGGGCCACAAGGGTCGAACCGTCGACCGTCAACCCGCGAACGGCGAAGCCCGGAGACAGGGGGGCGGCATCCAGGCGCGTGCCCGTCGCGCCTTCAAGGCGCAGCACTCCCGAGCCCGCCGTGCCGCTGCACGCCATCACGAAACGCCCCATGGTTCCCGTGAGCTCCACGTACCGACCGCAGTCGGGAAGCACGAGGGAGCCGCGTCGAGCAAGCTGCCTGTTGCCGGGTCCACGCGTCGCACCTGCAGGGTCGTGTCGGGAGCGCGCCACGCAACTCAGAATCGCGTTCCATGAAAGGCGACGCGTGGGGTGGCTGGCGGGCCGCCGTCGCTGGGTCCGAGAGCAAAGGGCATCGCGTCGACGAGCTGCCCGGTCGCGGCATCGTAGCGCTGCGCGACCGCTTCGCGATCGACGCCGTTCGACCGAAATCGGGTCCACACGACGAGCGCCGTCGAAGCGCCGAGCGCGGCGTGTACCTCGTCATACCCTTGGAACAG
This genomic window contains:
- a CDS encoding ABC-2 family transporter protein, giving the protein MKTLSVWSSLLSYARLLALQLKTSALLALQYRVDFALDALVEVVWAVSALVPLLVIFETRNTIAGWAFAEALLVVGWFTMLQGVIEGAINPSLLSIVEHVRNGTLDFLLIKPKDAQFLLSTSRFSPWKCANVITAFVIFGVALRRIERTPTAVDIAFATMLFVAAVAILYSITLLSVSASFFVVRIDNLTYLFSSLFDVARWPSSVFRGALRFVFTFIIPFGLMTTYPAEALLGRLPVMRLAVALTIALAFVIGSRVVLRRSIRHYTSASS
- a CDS encoding PIN domain-containing protein encodes the protein MRSVVYDAGALVAAERNDRRMWAEHRVRLELGLSVAVPAPVVAQVSRSAKQVQLRRLLAGCEVVAFDEATAHAAGRLLASSKTNDVVDAAVVELAIDRHADVVTGDIRDLSKLASAARARLRFIEI